Genomic DNA from Prunus persica cultivar Lovell chromosome G1, Prunus_persica_NCBIv2, whole genome shotgun sequence:
AGTAAAACCCCTCACAGTCGTGTTCATTCACCGAGTAAGCCTTTCTTCTTTCGCTTGAAGGGCATCCACTTCCTCGCTAGATAGAAGATCAACAATGGGTTCGTATACATCCCACTCCTTCCTTTTCCTGATACATTTAGGAGCAAAGTGGCAAACCACTATCAGTATCTCagttttaacttttttctAACAACTCTAtcaactaaaagaaaaaaaagttaagcACAGAGTACTgaatttaatcataatcagagggttgaaatgaaataaatgatGTTGAAGAGATGGAGGGGAAGTAAAAACCTTGATATTGAACACATAATATAGGGGCACTACATTGGGAAGTACTTGTAACATTGAGCTCAACCttgaactttttttcttcacttacGAGGATGAGTTTGGAAAGGCATGTAGGAATTtaatatctatatgtattttgaCAGGTTTAAACCCATTCAAGCAAAGTATTGACTTTAGTTTCTTCAAGAGCTTTGAAGGGGGGTAAAGTATGAGAATGAAGGTTTCATTTTTCCACTGTTTATGGGgactttaatattttaaatttacagAGTGGTTGATAGACAATTTAGTAAGTAGCTATATGCAGATGaaccaaaatttaattttcgaAATAAGTAAGATACAGAACATAGGCCCATTGCCCTGTTGTCAAAGCATTTTTCTCCTTGAATTAGATAGAAACAAGAGTGAGTTGGTGATTATGAGTAAAGTTGTTGCTATTGGAACACTAACAGTGAATTTCAAATGTAAGGCGTGAAGATTCATTCACCTTTAAGTTCTTCTGGCAAGCCAAACACAGAAGACTATTCTTGATTGTGCTAAAAGAAGATAAGCTGTTGGGATCTGTAATGGGTGGAAGATGATTTTAACCCATAGAATTATATTAAGTATGCCAACATATCTTCTGTCTTAGGTCAAGGTTGTAGCATCTCATATGCCACGGGAAATTGATTTTAAATattcatgaaagaaaaagtGTTTTGAATAAATGGTAATTTCATAGTATAGCTATCCCAGGAAGATTTACTGAAAATATATGATCTTGGTTGCCGGAAGGCCATTAAAAGGTGTCTGTACCTTAATGAAGATCCCTAGGGAATTGCGTCCCTGAACACTAATGGAAAAACTAGAAAACCAAACCTATGGAGTGAAGAGGGGCCTAAATATCAGTGGCCACAAGACAAACATAAACTCCAAAGAACAGCAATGGTAGCATTTTTAGCATAAACAATGAAGCTTTCCAATTTAAGAAATTCCCAAAACCTAGCACAGTTAGAAGACATACCGAACAACACTAGATTTGTGACCGAATAACTTCACCAGGTCCAATCCAGTACTACCTGCTttactgagagagagagattcagagagagagttaaTGACATATATACTATCATGTAGGCTTTACAATGCATATACCCTCTTCCTATCCGAAAATAAATTGTGTTCAACAGCAAGGAGGgggcaaaaaataaattttattcatttttcattttattttttaaaagtcagACACACAAACCTGACTGGAGTATACTCAGCCCCTCGGCGTCCCTTTTTGCTTATTCTGTTTTCTCTTGCTGATGCTACACTTTGAACTGCAATCTAGAAGatgaaacacaaaaaagaCCATAGTAAGTGAATCCATATAAAAAAGTTCATTCACATGACTTGCATAATGTAACTCATATAAAGGTAGCATAATAAACGCATAATAGTTCAAAGAAGCAACAAAATCTAACCTCATACAGTTGTTCCCTAATTGAAAAGGCAATTGCAGGCTGCAAAAAGAGAATCGCTTCTTTTAGCAAACTGGAAAGACATCAATATTCCAACTTTGCCACAAACCAAAAGCCTTGGCATTTGTTGAAAAAACTGATATGATGACTTACCCCCACTTCAGGATCTTGAATACCTAAATCTGCGCAGAATGTTTTAGCAAACTCTTCAGGATCACTTTCAAAGTTGTTCAAGTCCTGAAATCCCTCGAAACGGATGAACCCAAGTGTAAGAGCAGGAGGTATTGAAAAGATAAGATGAAACAAACGACTGTTGAAGCTCACCCACAAAAACTGGTCCCTAATAAGAGTATGGTTCACTCGAAGATCAAGCTGAGAATAACACATCACAGTTTTGTTGATAAGCCAAAAGCATTGAAAGTTTGCCACTTGCCAGTACAGATAATCAAGTTATAATATGACAAGGGGTAACCTTAATTGGCACAATCCTCTCGCCCGGGTACATATCTTGGCCTTCCAACGACCGAAAGTCTGCAATCTGTGACTGATCAGAGAACATGGTCATAAGCTATCAGTGTTTAGTTTTCAGTAGAAACTTTGATGGGAAAATTTGACGTAGTTGAAGTGCCAACCTGAATGGCAGAAGCCATGACTGTAATGAAACCCGGAGGAAGCTTCAAGTCTTTTGCTGTCCTTCTCGCAAACACCACAATCTCTGAGTCAGGGTCTGCCATCAATCACCACACAACAAAGCCCATAATTAACTTCTGCAAACTGGGCAAgagtcaaattttaaaaaatataattttaaaaaatgaagaaaatccAACTTCTACCAGATGGGTTCCAAGTGAAAGTGTCTTTAAACTTTTGGCCATCGACATCGAGGTCCAAGCGAATCGGTACTAAATTCTGGGCTGTCGGCCTGtccattgtaatttgtataCATAAGGAAAATTTGGCAATAATTCGtagaagaaaaccaaaacactTGAGAGAAAACGGAAACgaacagaagaagaataagatgCAAGAAACTCACATCCTGAACTTGACAGCGCCTTTGTAGGAACTCGACGCCTGACCTTTCATGGCTTCCCCCTCCTTCAACCAATTTTAGATTTCTTCAGTTAATTCGGAGCGGCTGACATGCCCGACccgattcttcttcttttcttcggTCCGAGTCTCGGAGATTCTTCCTCTTTAAAAACACCCTCCTATTGCTTTCTTCCTTGCATTCTTCAACGGGCTTGACGAGCTGCGGGTAAATTTAAGCCCGACCTTCCAGGACCCGCTAACAGATTGGGTTGGGCCGATCCTACCCGCCAGTCAGTTGTGGATCAATAGGCGTAACGAGTTGTTTAACAAACTAATGGAcctaagagcacttccaccccTGTGGACAATGGCTatcactattcacgtgaatagtgacagTTCTTGCAATTTTATTTCTAACCGTATGGGCAAggacaattactattcactttaatttattttttattttttatacttaaacgattaattttgataaattttcgaataagattttcagttgCTAGGtgtcactatttattataaaattctcatctcaaattttaagattcaattttcgaataagattttcggatgccATGTatccatatttattataacattcacatctcaaatttcaaataaaattttcggataagactTTCAGTTGCCATgtgtccatatttattataaaattcatatctcatttattatataattgaAATACTCCCGGTCCTCATAGTGACATAGTCCGACACAATCGAGTACAAGGACGACTCAATCATTGGCGGAGGCAATTCCACCATATCACGGCATGGGGGAGTATTTTCATTCGGAGGACGCAATAATGTCATTATTTCCTACACGAAACGCACCACTGAAACCGACTGTGTGCATTGTTCACTTGAGGAGCCATGTGTAatgattttcctcttttttgttttgccttaaataacattttttacaaatttttttgatttttttttaatccaaaaAACAAGCTGtcgttggattggaggataTTTTCGGATCACAGCCTCCAGGAAAAGCCACGTGGCTTATAGCTATTGGTTTCTGGCAGCGCTGACGCAAAGCTAGTGTCAGGACaagattt
This window encodes:
- the LOC18792474 gene encoding chromatin structure-remodeling complex protein BSH isoform X2; its protein translation is MKGQASSSYKGAVKFRMPTAQNLVPIRLDLDVDGQKFKDTFTWNPSDPDSEIVVFARRTAKDLKLPPGFITVMASAIQSQIADFRSLEGQDMYPGERIVPIKLDLRVNHTLIRDQFLWDLNNFESDPEEFAKTFCADLGIQDPEVGPAIAFSIREQLYEIAVQSVASARENRISKKGRRGAEYTPVSKAGSTGLDLVKLFGHKSSVVRKRKEWDVYEPIVDLLSSEEVDALQAKEERLTR
- the LOC18792474 gene encoding chromatin structure-remodeling complex protein BSH isoform X1, which translates into the protein MKGQASSSYKGAVKFRMPTAQNLVPIRLDLDVDGQKFKDTFTWNPSDPDSEIVVFARRTAKDLKLPPGFITVMASAIQSQIADFRSLEGQDMYPGERIVPIKLDLRVNHTLIRDQFLWVSFNSRLFHLIFSIPPALTLGFIRFEGFQDLNNFESDPEEFAKTFCADLGIQDPEVGPAIAFSIREQLYEIAVQSVASARENRISKKGRRGAEYTPVSKAGSTGLDLVKLFGHKSSVVRKRKEWDVYEPIVDLLSSEEVDALQAKEERLTR
- the LOC18792474 gene encoding chromatin structure-remodeling complex protein BSH isoform X3; translated protein: MKGQASSSYKGAVKFRMPTAQNLVPIRLDLDVDGQKFKDTFTWNPSDPDSEIVVFARRTAKDLKLPPGFITVMASAIQIADFRSLEGQDMYPGERIVPIKLDLRVNHTLIRDQFLWDLNNFESDPEEFAKTFCADLGIQDPEVGPAIAFSIREQLYEIAVQSVASARENRISKKGRRGAEYTPVSKAGSTGLDLVKLFGHKSSVVRKRKEWDVYEPIVDLLSSEEVDALQAKEERLTR